A window of Castanea sativa cultivar Marrone di Chiusa Pesio chromosome 1, ASM4071231v1 contains these coding sequences:
- the LOC142622455 gene encoding protein TPR3-like: MAAGNLNIDLNSNANRELLYMITQFLEHENLTETARTLERESGFYFNMRFFEDLVHNGAFDEAEEYVDGFTDLHENSFSTKIYFELRKQKFLETLEDGKRCKALTMLMQEFRDFAPYSRSLCSEAAALLTVDDFRTHQALAGYGEVNEARRSAMDDIRRCIQMNPVFQGKLQPPNIESTLQGAIMYGNSANQNEQQNGDGGNGDPAPPPNDDVSSPGRN, from the exons ATGGCTGCCGGGAACCTGAACATTGACCTTAACTCTAATGCAAACAGAGAACTCCTTTATATGATCACTCAATTCCTTGAGCATGAAAATCTGACAGAAACAGCTCGCAC CCTTGAGCGCGAATCGGGCTTTTACTTCAACATGAGATTTTTTGAGGACCTGGTGCACAACGGAGCATTTGATGAAGCTGAGGAATATGTCGATGGCTTCACTGATCTCCATGAAAATTCGTTCTCTACCAAGATCTATTTTgaactaagaaaacaaaaattcctTGAGACCCTGGAAGA TGGAAAGCGTTGCAAGGCTTTGACCATGCTCATGCAAGAGTTTCGTGATTTTGCACCTTATAGCAGAAGCTTGTGCAGTGAAGCCGCTGCGCTTTTGACTGTGGATGATTTCAG GACTCATCAAGCACTTGCTGGTTATGGAGAGGTCAACGAAGCAAGAAGATCTGCGATGGATGATATCCGAAGGTGCATCCAAATGAATCCGGTTTTCCAAGGGAAGCTACAGCCGCCAAATATCGAATCCACTCTGCAGGGTGCCATTATGTATGGCAACTCAGCGAATCAGAATGAGCAGCAGAATGGAGATGGTGGAAATGGTGATCCTGCTCCACCACCTAATGATGACGTCTCCTCTCCTGGGAGAAACTAG